In Blautia sp. SC05B48, a single genomic region encodes these proteins:
- a CDS encoding polysaccharide deacetylase family protein, giving the protein MKKKIAGVLTTVLAASLLVGGNHPVTVQVDNMISGTQDDEDTQSDEAEAEAEEEQSEEAKVAADPEDQPAATETPKEEKKAEKETQKREAAENSSDSTSSDEKTLLKKAKKLAQQYDYTGAISVLKNNWKFATSDKMQEAAAAYMKKRDACVEYPLENITHVFFHSLIVNTSLAFDGDSDEAGYNQMMTTVSEFKKMIQIMYDKGYVLVSPHDMAVINDDGTMSKGKIMLPEGKIPFVLSEDDVSYYHYMDGDGFATKLVIDDNGDIKCEYKKADGTVVTGDYDVVPILDSFIKEHPDFSYHGRKGILAMTGYNGVLGYRTDGAYKTKKNLQDDQKAFLKANPDFDYDKEVKAAKKVAKAMKKDGWEFASHTWGHRNATSSTAAELKTDNKKWEKYVAPILGKTDMIIFAFGADIGDWEGYTSDNEKYEYYKSRGYRYFCNVDSSQYFVQITSEYFRQGRRNLDGYRMYYNPDMLSDLFDVSEVWDSSRPTPVPEM; this is encoded by the coding sequence ATGAAGAAAAAAATTGCAGGTGTACTGACAACAGTACTTGCGGCGTCACTTCTTGTGGGCGGAAACCATCCGGTCACTGTTCAGGTGGACAATATGATCTCCGGGACACAGGACGATGAGGATACACAGTCTGATGAAGCGGAAGCAGAAGCCGAAGAAGAACAGTCCGAAGAAGCCAAAGTAGCAGCGGATCCGGAGGACCAGCCAGCAGCTACCGAGACACCGAAGGAAGAAAAAAAGGCAGAAAAAGAAACACAGAAAAGGGAAGCTGCCGAGAACAGCTCCGACAGTACTTCCTCAGACGAAAAAACACTTCTAAAAAAAGCCAAAAAACTGGCACAGCAGTATGATTACACCGGCGCGATCTCCGTGCTGAAAAATAACTGGAAATTTGCCACCAGTGACAAGATGCAGGAAGCAGCAGCAGCCTACATGAAAAAAAGAGATGCCTGTGTGGAATATCCACTTGAGAATATCACTCATGTATTTTTTCATTCCCTGATCGTGAATACCTCACTGGCCTTTGACGGAGATTCCGATGAGGCCGGATATAATCAGATGATGACCACAGTCAGCGAATTCAAAAAAATGATCCAGATCATGTATGATAAGGGTTACGTACTGGTGAGTCCTCATGATATGGCTGTGATCAATGATGACGGAACCATGAGCAAAGGAAAGATCATGCTGCCGGAAGGCAAGATCCCTTTTGTTCTTTCAGAGGATGATGTCAGCTACTATCATTATATGGACGGAGACGGATTTGCCACAAAACTGGTGATCGACGACAACGGAGATATCAAATGCGAGTATAAGAAGGCAGACGGTACAGTTGTGACCGGAGATTACGATGTGGTGCCGATCCTGGATTCCTTTATCAAAGAACATCCGGATTTTTCCTATCATGGAAGAAAGGGTATCCTGGCAATGACCGGTTATAATGGCGTTCTGGGTTACCGTACAGATGGGGCATACAAGACTAAGAAGAATCTTCAGGATGACCAGAAGGCGTTTCTCAAGGCCAATCCGGATTTTGACTATGATAAAGAAGTAAAAGCAGCCAAAAAAGTGGCGAAGGCCATGAAAAAGGACGGCTGGGAATTTGCAAGCCATACCTGGGGTCACAGAAACGCCACAAGCTCCACAGCAGCGGAGTTGAAGACCGATAATAAAAAATGGGAAAAATATGTGGCACCCATCCTCGGAAAAACCGATATGATCATTTTTGCTTTTGGTGCGGATATTGGCGACTGGGAAGGATACACCTCGGATAATGAGAAGTATGAGTATTACAAAAGCCGTGGCTACCGCTATTTCTGCAATGTAGATTCCAGTCAGTATTTTGTGCAGATCACAAGTGAATATTTCCGTCAGGGAAGACGGAATCTGGATGGATACAGAATGTATTACAATCCGGATATGCTCAGTGACCTGTTTGATGTATCGGAGGTGTGGGATTCTTCCAGACCGACACCGGTACCGGAAATGTAA
- a CDS encoding type IV pilin → MSTVTIVLLVILVILIAAVIALYFFGKKAQKKQDEQQAQIQANKQTVSMLVIDKKRMPLKDSGLPQMVIDQTPKLMRRSKLPIVKAKVGPKISILIADEKVFDLIPVKKEIKAEVSGLYIVGVKGIRGSLEAPQKKKKGFLARFRK, encoded by the coding sequence ATGAGTACAGTTACCATCGTTCTTCTGGTCATCCTCGTTATTCTGATCGCAGCAGTGATCGCACTCTATTTCTTCGGAAAAAAAGCTCAGAAAAAACAGGACGAACAGCAGGCTCAGATCCAGGCTAACAAGCAGACAGTTTCCATGCTGGTCATCGATAAAAAACGGATGCCACTGAAAGATTCCGGACTTCCACAGATGGTCATCGACCAGACACCTAAGCTTATGCGCCGGTCCAAGCTTCCGATCGTAAAAGCCAAAGTCGGTCCGAAGATCAGCATCCTTATTGCAGATGAAAAAGTTTTTGATCTGATCCCGGTCAAAAAAGAGATCAAAGCTGAAGTCAGCGGTCTTTACATCGTTGGCGTAAAAGGAATCCGTGGTTCTCTCGAAGCACCACAGAAGAAGAAAAAAGGCTTCCTCGCAAGATTCCGTAAATGA
- the murI gene encoding glutamate racemase has protein sequence MNIDRNAPVGVFDSGIGGLTVAREIMRNLPSEKIVYFGDTARVPYGSKSRETVIRYSRQIIHFLQEQKVKAIVVACNTASAFALDAVKDELDIPILGVIEAGARVAAHETRNKRVGIIGTVGTVGSGIHASYLKELDPEITVIGKACPLFVPLVEEGWYHDPVTEEVARRYLKELQEQEIDTLILGCTHYPLLRSTIRKIMGEEVCLVNPAYETALELKKLLSRLDLASNEVAQEEFPYRFYVSDLAEKFKDFANSILPYNVEKTQKIDIEKY, from the coding sequence ATGAATATAGACAGAAACGCACCTGTGGGTGTGTTTGATTCCGGTATCGGAGGACTGACAGTAGCCCGGGAGATTATGCGCAATCTCCCATCGGAAAAAATCGTATATTTCGGAGACACAGCCAGAGTTCCCTATGGAAGCAAATCCAGAGAAACGGTGATCCGTTATTCCCGCCAGATTATTCATTTTCTGCAGGAACAGAAGGTGAAGGCCATTGTGGTGGCCTGTAATACAGCCAGTGCGTTTGCTCTGGATGCGGTGAAGGATGAACTGGATATCCCGATCCTTGGAGTGATCGAGGCCGGTGCCAGAGTTGCTGCCCATGAAACCAGAAATAAACGGGTGGGCATTATCGGAACGGTGGGCACGGTAGGAAGCGGTATCCATGCCTCTTATCTGAAGGAACTGGATCCGGAGATCACCGTGATCGGAAAAGCGTGCCCGCTGTTTGTTCCGCTGGTAGAAGAAGGCTGGTATCATGATCCGGTCACCGAGGAGGTTGCCAGAAGATATCTGAAGGAGCTGCAAGAGCAGGAGATCGATACACTGATCCTCGGATGTACGCATTATCCCCTTTTAAGATCTACCATCCGCAAGATCATGGGTGAGGAGGTCTGCCTTGTGAATCCTGCATATGAGACGGCGCTGGAGCTTAAAAAGCTGCTCTCCAGACTGGATCTTGCCAGCAATGAGGTAGCACAGGAGGAATTTCCGTATCGCTTTTATGTAAGTGATCTTGCAGAGAAGTTTAAGGATTTTGCCAATTCCATCCTGCCGTATAACGTAGAAAAAACACAGAAGATCGATATCGAAAAATATTAA
- the tig gene encoding trigger factor, translated as MKKKAYLMVLALCAALAITACGTSTDQKDDKKPAAEAQDTTDKEDSGSADSKESEETDSNKDSEEAASGDTRLVSVDDVSKYVTIGEYKGLTLDNTVEAVTDDMVDGRIKEELQNKAEEVTEGSVQNGDVVTINYVGTKDGVAFDGGTANNYELTIGSGTFIDGFEDGIIGMKKGETKDLDLTFPEEYSSEELAGQEVVFKVTLQSFKRAPELTDTWVAKNTDCKSVDDYKKEIRTTLEDEAKTSAQNTLRETAWNTVLSASEVKEYPQEDLDTAKTEFRSLYENYAKQGAMTLEDFVKAQGISMDDFEEQSGQYAEFKVKQNLIVQGIMDAENMTLEDKKSLSIQDELIKAYSVKDLAALVDKYGQAAVDESIGLLRVEDFILDNATVEEKVSAGDTQGVNGDDPSSDGSSAEGTVDEELEAAEATDMVPEDGEADQNAAGQE; from the coding sequence ATGAAGAAAAAAGCATATCTCATGGTTCTTGCACTGTGTGCGGCACTGGCGATCACTGCATGTGGCACATCAACAGACCAGAAAGATGACAAAAAACCTGCAGCAGAAGCGCAGGATACAACAGATAAAGAAGATTCCGGATCTGCAGATTCCAAAGAGTCAGAAGAAACGGATTCCAATAAAGACAGTGAAGAGGCAGCCTCCGGAGACACAAGGCTTGTTTCCGTGGATGATGTGAGTAAATATGTGACTATCGGAGAATATAAGGGGCTGACTCTTGATAATACAGTAGAAGCCGTAACCGATGATATGGTTGACGGAAGGATCAAGGAGGAACTGCAGAACAAGGCTGAGGAAGTAACGGAAGGCAGCGTTCAGAACGGAGACGTAGTTACCATCAATTATGTGGGAACCAAGGACGGTGTGGCTTTTGACGGCGGCACCGCAAATAATTATGAGCTGACCATAGGCTCCGGAACGTTTATCGACGGATTTGAGGACGGGATCATCGGAATGAAAAAAGGTGAGACCAAGGATCTCGATCTGACTTTCCCGGAGGAATACTCTTCGGAAGAACTGGCCGGACAGGAAGTGGTATTTAAGGTCACTCTGCAGAGCTTTAAGCGTGCGCCGGAGCTTACAGATACCTGGGTAGCCAAGAACACAGACTGCAAGAGTGTGGATGATTACAAGAAGGAAATCCGTACTACACTGGAGGATGAAGCGAAGACAAGTGCACAGAACACATTGCGTGAAACTGCATGGAACACAGTGCTATCAGCATCTGAAGTGAAGGAATATCCACAGGAGGATCTGGATACGGCAAAGACGGAGTTTCGCAGTCTGTATGAGAATTATGCAAAACAGGGTGCTATGACGCTGGAGGATTTTGTAAAAGCTCAGGGAATCTCCATGGATGATTTTGAGGAGCAGAGCGGTCAGTATGCGGAGTTTAAAGTAAAGCAGAATCTGATCGTACAGGGGATCATGGATGCGGAGAATATGACACTTGAAGATAAAAAATCTCTCAGTATCCAGGATGAACTGATCAAAGCATACAGTGTGAAGGATCTGGCTGCGTTGGTAGATAAATACGGACAGGCAGCAGTGGATGAATCCATCGGACTTCTCAGAGTGGAAGATTTTATCCTGGACAATGCAACGGTTGAGGAGAAGGTTTCTGCCGGTGATACCCAGGGAGTAAACGGAGATGATCCTTCCTCGGACGGAAGCAGTGCGGAAGGTACCGTGGATGAAGAGCTGGAAGCGGCAGAGGCTACAGATATGGTGCCGGAAGACGGCGAGGCGGATCAGAATGCAGCGGGTCAGGAGTGA
- a CDS encoding spore germination protein has translation METRKISISLHENESYIRKQCENCDDILIRPMRLGEGHKADCLMVYIEVAVSNMMLDDSAIGKMINHFWEIPEEKIREFIRRNSLGIADVKELSSMEEVFGAILSGNAVFFLDGYDKAMKISSKGYPGLPVSEVKTEKVLRGSKEGFCDSVKINAALVRKRIRDTRLKVEQSSIGVRSNTVVQLLYVEDLVHEELLTAVKERLESFAVDGILDSGMLEQLTEEAWYSPFPQFQTTERPDRAAQELLNGKAVLLCDNSPVALVVPGAFNSFMESSEDWYNRFEMASFLRVLRYLAMAVATLLPGLYLAVIRFHTQILPANLILSFAQAREGVPFSSVVELVFLELSFELIREAGVRIPGALGNAIGIVGGLIIGQAAVEANLVSPVVVIIVALTALGSLAIPNEEFASAFRLLKYAFLFLGGFLGIFGIVLGLYLTVAHLSGLLSFGVPYLVPFVEKNSETETGGRILRQPFRKRKFRPLYARNAQKRRLRTRPWSRKG, from the coding sequence ATGGAAACAAGGAAGATATCGATATCGCTTCATGAAAATGAATCGTATATCCGGAAACAGTGTGAAAACTGCGATGATATCCTGATCAGGCCCATGCGCCTTGGTGAGGGACATAAGGCGGACTGTCTGATGGTCTATATTGAGGTGGCGGTTTCCAACATGATGCTGGATGATTCTGCTATCGGAAAAATGATCAATCATTTCTGGGAGATCCCGGAGGAAAAGATCCGGGAATTTATCCGCCGGAACAGCCTTGGAATTGCAGATGTGAAGGAGCTGTCTTCCATGGAGGAGGTATTTGGTGCCATTCTTTCGGGAAATGCAGTTTTCTTTCTGGATGGATACGACAAAGCAATGAAAATTTCCAGTAAAGGATATCCGGGGCTGCCTGTATCAGAGGTGAAAACGGAAAAGGTCCTCAGAGGCTCCAAGGAGGGGTTCTGTGACAGTGTAAAAATCAATGCGGCCCTTGTGAGAAAGCGGATCCGGGATACCAGGCTGAAGGTGGAGCAGAGCAGCATCGGTGTACGCTCCAATACGGTGGTACAGCTTCTTTATGTGGAGGATCTGGTCCATGAGGAGCTTCTGACTGCTGTGAAAGAGCGTCTGGAATCTTTTGCAGTGGACGGGATCCTGGACAGCGGGATGCTGGAACAGTTGACAGAAGAAGCCTGGTATTCTCCCTTTCCTCAGTTTCAGACAACGGAGCGGCCGGATCGGGCTGCCCAGGAGCTGCTGAATGGAAAAGCAGTTCTGCTCTGCGACAATTCGCCGGTGGCACTGGTGGTTCCCGGAGCATTCAACAGTTTTATGGAAAGCAGTGAAGACTGGTACAATCGTTTTGAGATGGCATCCTTCCTGCGGGTTCTCCGGTATCTAGCCATGGCTGTGGCAACGCTGCTCCCCGGACTTTATCTGGCTGTAATACGGTTTCATACACAGATCCTTCCGGCGAATCTGATCCTTTCCTTTGCACAGGCAAGAGAGGGTGTTCCATTTTCCAGTGTAGTGGAGCTGGTGTTCCTGGAACTGTCATTTGAGTTGATACGGGAGGCTGGTGTGCGGATCCCGGGAGCTCTTGGAAATGCCATTGGGATCGTGGGAGGACTGATCATCGGACAGGCAGCAGTGGAGGCCAATCTTGTCAGCCCGGTGGTAGTGATCATCGTGGCACTGACAGCACTGGGATCACTGGCTATACCTAATGAGGAATTTGCTTCTGCATTCCGGCTTCTGAAGTACGCTTTTCTGTTTCTGGGAGGGTTTCTGGGTATCTTCGGAATCGTGTTGGGACTGTATCTTACCGTGGCGCATCTGTCAGGACTCTTAAGCTTCGGTGTCCCATATCTGGTACCTTTTGTAGAGAAGAACAGTGAGACGGAAACAGGTGGAAGGATTTTGCGACAGCCCTTCCGGAAGCGGAAATTCCGGCCGCTGTATGCCAGAAATGCCCAGAAACGCAGGCTTCGGACAAGGCCATGGAGCCGGAAAGGATAA
- a CDS encoding GerAB/ArcD/ProY family transporter translates to MRFAENNRISHRQLFRQIILVFPAPFLLCLFKNGAMLGISAMAGTAAAAVVLSFYVIWLIRLTPAYGELSKRTGDFTVQFIGLFFLIYVIASSAFLSDLLGEVIPESLISGISGKWLSLLAVAVCSLGTHRGMQRRGRIAEVSGRVFLAGILLLMLLCAGQGKTEYFMEVMKDPETGFTGERWLRDLYTLLCAFSGAGLLPFGLEYAKKQGSARKPVILAFLTVCGIIFGMQLLLPAVFGGARLKNEICPVLPLLEGADLPGNVLARFDVIWMGFLVFGLLFSLGSLFHYGNQIAEKTGFGTGRYWIPAAGWLFSLYERNGMGIREYYGWYLGYIFVPFLLVIQLFLSTENRGRRKKKITVAGLVLVITLTGSGCAAVEPEKRAYPLALGAGVSENGFVLKYAMPDMSTATGQEKPDEDPISVLTLSGRDFQEIEAVYNRSQEKFLDLGHLEVLILDEQILEEGAREALIGYLKQEEHIGEDVYVFRTNMLGDVFQWKGARKSSIGEYLQGIQENRTSGQQKKGVTLREVYHQFCQDGTLPWLPEVWVEGELLEVDYGSNE, encoded by the coding sequence ATGAGATTTGCGGAGAATAACAGGATTTCCCACAGGCAGCTTTTTCGGCAGATCATACTGGTGTTTCCGGCGCCGTTTCTGCTGTGCCTGTTTAAGAATGGAGCGATGTTGGGCATCAGTGCCATGGCAGGGACAGCTGCTGCGGCCGTAGTGCTCTCTTTTTATGTGATCTGGTTGATACGTCTGACACCTGCGTATGGGGAGCTTTCCAAAAGGACAGGAGATTTTACTGTACAATTTATCGGACTGTTCTTTTTAATATATGTGATCGCAAGTTCGGCATTTCTTTCGGATCTTCTGGGGGAGGTGATCCCGGAAAGTCTGATCAGCGGGATTTCCGGAAAATGGCTGTCTCTTCTTGCAGTTGCAGTCTGCAGTCTGGGAACGCATCGCGGAATGCAGAGAAGAGGGCGGATCGCTGAGGTGTCCGGAAGGGTTTTTCTGGCAGGGATTCTTCTTCTGATGCTTTTATGTGCAGGGCAGGGAAAAACAGAGTACTTTATGGAAGTGATGAAAGATCCGGAAACAGGATTTACAGGAGAGCGATGGCTCCGTGATCTGTATACACTTTTGTGTGCTTTTTCAGGAGCAGGACTTCTTCCCTTCGGGTTGGAGTATGCAAAAAAACAGGGAAGTGCCAGAAAACCTGTGATCCTGGCTTTTCTTACAGTTTGCGGGATCATTTTTGGAATGCAGCTCCTTCTTCCGGCGGTCTTTGGAGGTGCACGCCTTAAAAACGAGATCTGTCCGGTACTGCCTCTTCTGGAAGGTGCGGATCTTCCGGGAAACGTACTGGCGAGATTTGATGTGATATGGATGGGATTTCTGGTATTCGGACTTTTGTTTTCTCTGGGAAGTTTGTTTCATTACGGAAATCAGATCGCAGAAAAAACCGGATTCGGGACCGGTCGGTACTGGATCCCGGCAGCAGGCTGGCTGTTTTCCCTGTATGAGAGAAACGGGATGGGGATCCGGGAGTATTATGGCTGGTATCTGGGGTACATCTTTGTGCCGTTTCTGCTTGTGATACAGCTTTTTCTCAGTACGGAAAACCGGGGAAGACGGAAGAAAAAAATAACTGTGGCAGGACTTGTCCTGGTCATCACTTTGACGGGATCAGGCTGTGCGGCAGTAGAACCGGAAAAAAGAGCTTATCCGCTGGCACTGGGGGCCGGTGTTTCAGAGAATGGCTTTGTGCTGAAATATGCAATGCCGGATATGAGTACAGCTACCGGACAGGAAAAACCGGACGAAGATCCGATTTCTGTGCTGACTCTTTCCGGCCGGGACTTTCAGGAGATCGAGGCAGTCTACAACCGGTCTCAGGAAAAATTTCTGGATCTGGGTCATCTTGAAGTGCTGATCCTGGATGAACAGATCCTGGAAGAGGGAGCCCGGGAAGCACTGATCGGATATCTGAAGCAGGAAGAGCATATCGGAGAGGATGTCTACGTGTTCCGGACGAATATGCTGGGAGATGTTTTTCAATGGAAAGGAGCCCGGAAAAGCTCCATAGGGGAATACCTTCAGGGAATCCAGGAGAACCGCACATCCGGGCAGCAGAAGAAGGGTGTGACTCTGCGGGAGGTATATCATCAGTTTTGTCAGGATGGAACGCTGCCCTGGCTTCCGGAGGTATGGGTGGAAGGTGAGCTTCTGGAAGTGGATTACGGCAGTAATGAATAG
- a CDS encoding polysaccharide deacetylase family protein produces the protein MKEKTPGRTRPEMGTPEYEEWRKEVLKRRRKRQLKERRKRLVIITVAMIVAVGASVGVGALKGRSEKALKEKTVSSDKQKEQTVSGEKASEAGTENTETVSKDTLAEAELLASQYNYDKAIDLLKKAPSYDSDKKMQAAAKKYEDVKATCTAWPLEKVTHVFYHILIKDPSKAFDGDYKEADYNQVMTTIDEFNKITQIMYDKGYVMVSIKDMAKADDNGNITEGEILLPPGKTPFVLSQDDVCYYHYMDGDGYATKLIVDDKGKIRNEYVEDDGSVSVGDYDMVPLIDRFVEKHPDFSYRGAKGILALTGYNGILGYRTDESYETRPADLDENKVQWLDAHPDFSLEKERAAAKKVADAMKAEGWEFASHTWGHQNVGQVTLEKLQADTERFKKNVDPLIGGTDVIIFAFGTDITNDQEYSGDKFEYLKGQGYNYYCNVDSSQYYVQIRDRYFRQGRRNLDGYRMYYNPELLSDLFDVKDVFDPARPTPVPPM, from the coding sequence ATGAAAGAGAAAACGCCCGGGAGAACCCGACCGGAAATGGGAACTCCTGAGTACGAAGAATGGCGGAAAGAGGTATTGAAACGCCGCAGAAAGCGCCAGCTGAAGGAACGCAGAAAACGTCTGGTTATCATAACAGTGGCAATGATCGTCGCAGTCGGGGCATCAGTAGGGGTCGGTGCGCTAAAGGGCAGAAGTGAGAAGGCTTTAAAAGAGAAGACGGTTTCTTCTGACAAACAGAAAGAACAGACCGTTTCCGGAGAAAAAGCTTCAGAAGCAGGTACTGAAAATACAGAGACCGTTTCCAAAGATACTCTCGCAGAGGCAGAGCTTCTGGCCAGTCAGTATAACTATGACAAAGCTATCGATCTTCTGAAAAAGGCTCCGTCCTATGATTCTGATAAGAAGATGCAGGCGGCTGCAAAAAAATACGAAGACGTAAAAGCAACCTGTACGGCATGGCCCCTTGAAAAGGTGACACATGTTTTTTATCATATTCTGATCAAAGATCCATCCAAAGCGTTTGACGGAGATTACAAAGAAGCAGATTATAATCAGGTCATGACAACCATTGATGAGTTTAACAAGATCACGCAGATCATGTATGACAAGGGCTATGTGATGGTAAGCATCAAGGACATGGCAAAGGCAGATGACAACGGGAACATCACGGAGGGAGAAATCCTTCTTCCGCCCGGGAAAACGCCGTTTGTCCTCTCGCAAGATGATGTATGCTATTATCATTACATGGACGGTGACGGCTATGCCACGAAGCTGATCGTGGATGATAAAGGAAAGATCCGCAATGAATATGTGGAAGATGACGGAAGCGTATCCGTGGGAGATTACGACATGGTTCCGCTGATCGATCGCTTTGTGGAAAAGCATCCGGATTTTTCATATCGCGGTGCAAAAGGAATCCTGGCGCTTACCGGATACAACGGGATCCTGGGATACCGTACCGACGAAAGCTATGAGACCCGTCCGGCAGATCTGGATGAAAATAAAGTACAGTGGCTGGATGCACATCCGGATTTCAGCCTGGAAAAAGAACGGGCAGCCGCAAAAAAGGTTGCCGATGCCATGAAGGCAGAAGGCTGGGAATTTGCAAGCCATACCTGGGGACATCAGAATGTGGGACAGGTCACACTGGAGAAGCTTCAGGCAGATACCGAACGTTTCAAGAAAAATGTAGATCCGCTGATCGGGGGAACGGATGTTATCATTTTTGCTTTTGGAACTGACATTACCAATGACCAGGAGTATTCCGGGGATAAATTCGAATATCTGAAGGGGCAGGGATATAATTATTACTGCAACGTGGATTCCAGCCAGTATTATGTACAGATCAGGGATCGGTACTTCCGTCAGGGAAGACGGAATCTGGATGGATACCGTATGTATTATAACCCGGAACTGTTATCCGATCTTTTTGACGTAAAAGATGTTTTTGATCCGGCAAGACCGACACCGGTACCACCGATGTAA
- a CDS encoding DUF1934 domain-containing protein, translating into MQKEVLIHVRGLQMMDAQGDQEPIEIIVPGQYYFRNGSHYLRYEELLDETAEPTINYIKVSGKGLEVSKKGLVNVHMVFEQGKKNMTYYTTPYGTLQMGISATNLELTESEENLQIKADYALDMNEEHVADCYLAIQVQPRDCKDFVL; encoded by the coding sequence ATGCAGAAAGAAGTTTTGATCCATGTAAGAGGGCTTCAGATGATGGATGCACAGGGGGATCAGGAACCTATAGAGATCATTGTTCCGGGACAGTATTATTTCCGCAATGGTTCTCATTATCTCAGATATGAGGAACTGCTGGATGAAACAGCAGAACCCACCATCAATTACATAAAAGTATCCGGAAAGGGTCTGGAAGTCAGCAAGAAGGGGCTTGTCAATGTACACATGGTATTTGAACAGGGCAAAAAAAACATGACCTATTATACTACCCCTTACGGAACACTTCAGATGGGAATCTCAGCTACGAATCTGGAGCTGACGGAAAGCGAAGAGAACCTTCAGATCAAAGCAGATTATGCGCTGGATATGAATGAAGAACATGTGGCAGACTGCTATCTGGCGATCCAGGTACAGCCAAGAGACTGCAAGGATTTTGTTTTATAG
- a CDS encoding polysaccharide deacetylase family protein, with the protein MDKRVLRERMRRKQQQLRRRRMMKRITCVVAAILLLVFVVRGVILPIVNHAGGGNNKDAETVNVQANTAGASTDSSTKDGTASTDTAASDTDSADSGTDATVMPVKGSAAGERLSVMTPGWHEDSTGKWYQNPDGTYYVNGFADIDGTTYSFDKKGYMQTGWVEKGVKDYYFNEDGSYDPSKKRPMIALTFDDGPGEYTETLLDTVEKYNIHVTFFMLGQNMEGRESTIQRMVKLGCEIGNHTWDHPEQTLPNMDLDSVLQEFQKTDDALVKACGQASTVCRAPYGAITDEQISAVGKPFFMWSTDSLDWKLMDADADYNQIMNDSSLGDGSVILMHDIHEPSVKCATEKLIPALIDQGYKLVTVSELAEAKDVTLQSASYSDFWDSSLQAGRVAGYAGNSSDSEDSSDEGSDGSDSSDGSDVSDGSSNEDDYSDGSDESDYSDGSSDDGSYDDGSYDDGSGEY; encoded by the coding sequence ATGGACAAAAGAGTTTTGCGTGAGAGGATGCGCAGAAAACAGCAGCAGTTAAGACGGCGGCGGATGATGAAGCGGATAACCTGTGTAGTTGCGGCGATTCTTCTGTTGGTTTTTGTTGTTCGAGGGGTAATTCTTCCCATCGTCAACCATGCAGGCGGCGGAAACAATAAAGATGCGGAGACAGTAAATGTCCAGGCAAATACCGCCGGAGCTTCCACAGACAGCAGTACGAAGGACGGTACGGCATCGACGGATACGGCTGCTTCGGATACAGACAGCGCGGATTCCGGTACGGATGCAACGGTGATGCCGGTAAAGGGCAGTGCAGCAGGTGAAAGGCTTTCTGTTATGACTCCGGGATGGCATGAGGATTCCACAGGAAAGTGGTATCAGAATCCGGATGGTACATATTATGTAAATGGTTTTGCGGATATTGACGGAACAACATACAGCTTTGATAAAAAGGGATACATGCAGACCGGATGGGTGGAAAAAGGTGTGAAGGATTATTATTTTAATGAGGATGGTTCTTATGATCCTTCCAAGAAGCGTCCGATGATCGCTCTGACCTTTGATGATGGTCCTGGAGAGTATACAGAGACACTTCTTGATACTGTTGAGAAATACAATATCCATGTTACGTTCTTTATGCTGGGACAGAATATGGAGGGCCGTGAATCTACCATACAGCGAATGGTAAAGCTTGGCTGCGAGATCGGTAACCATACTTGGGATCATCCGGAACAGACGCTGCCGAATATGGACCTTGATTCTGTTTTGCAGGAGTTCCAGAAGACCGATGATGCACTGGTAAAAGCCTGTGGGCAGGCATCAACTGTATGTCGTGCACCGTATGGCGCGATCACAGATGAGCAGATAAGTGCAGTTGGCAAGCCTTTCTTCATGTGGTCTACAGATTCTCTGGACTGGAAGCTGATGGATGCGGATGCAGATTATAATCAGATCATGAATGATTCTTCTTTGGGAGATGGTTCCGTCATCCTGATGCATGATATTCATGAACCATCTGTGAAGTGTGCCACAGAGAAACTAATCCCGGCACTGATCGACCAGGGATATAAGCTTGTAACAGTCAGCGAGCTTGCAGAAGCGAAGGATGTTACGTTACAGAGTGCTTCCTATTCTGACTTCTGGGACAGCTCTCTTCAGGCTGGTCGTGTTGCAGGATATGCAGGAAATTCCAGCGATTCAGAGGATTCCTCTGATGAGGGCTCCGATGGAAGCGATTCTTCTGACGGATCTGATGTCAGTGACGGATCTTCCAACGAAGATGACTACTCCGATGGCTCTGACGAAAGTGATTATTCTGATGGATCTTCCGATGATGGAAGCTATGATGACGGTTCCTATGACGATGGAAGCGGAGAATATTAA